A genomic stretch from Pontivivens ytuae includes:
- a CDS encoding helix-turn-helix transcriptional regulator codes for MWGQPPEEFRRTFRSSTGYSPYAFVISRRLDRAQELLHEPERSIAEVAMMTGFSSQSHMTDTFRRVLDITPAEYRRRIVVEGMVGRTGFEPVTPAM; via the coding sequence ATCTGGGGCCAGCCGCCGGAGGAATTCCGCCGCACCTTCCGCAGTTCGACCGGCTACAGCCCCTATGCCTTCGTCATCTCGCGGCGGCTCGACCGCGCGCAGGAGCTGCTGCACGAGCCGGAACGCTCTATCGCGGAGGTCGCGATGATGACCGGCTTCTCCTCGCAGAGCCACATGACGGACACGTTCCGCCGCGTGCTCGACATCACGCCGGCCGAGTATCGCCGCAGGATCGTGGTGGAAGGGATGGTGGGACGTACTGGATTCGAACCAGTGACCCCAGCGATGTGA
- a CDS encoding isocitrate/isopropylmalate dehydrogenase family protein, with translation MSETYHIAVFEGDGIGPEVMAPTLDLLQRLGRSHGFALAFETLPAGAGHYAQTGEALPAASLEAARVADAILLSAMGDPAVRYPDGTEITPQIDLRIAMGLYAGVRPVMLAPGQAGPLRRQGPLDFVLIRESTEGLFASLGKGEVEADAARETLVITRAVSEKLFRFAFRLAARRKAAGRGPGRVTCVDKANVFRAFAFFREIFDGEAARHPDLIADHAYVDAAALWMVTQPQRFDVMVTENMFGDILSDLGAGLMGGLGLAPSADIGDENAVFQPCHGTAPDIAGKGLANPHAMILSAAMMLDWLGEERGAPALVAVGEQLRRAVQTVVGSGQALTGDLGGSARTDEAAAAVADALAAETV, from the coding sequence ATGAGCGAGACCTATCACATTGCAGTGTTCGAGGGCGATGGGATCGGGCCGGAGGTCATGGCGCCGACGCTCGACCTCCTCCAGCGGCTCGGCCGCAGCCATGGGTTCGCGCTGGCCTTCGAGACGCTGCCGGCGGGTGCGGGGCATTATGCGCAGACCGGCGAGGCGTTGCCCGCGGCCTCGTTGGAGGCAGCGCGGGTGGCGGACGCGATCCTGCTCTCGGCCATGGGCGATCCCGCGGTGCGCTACCCGGACGGCACCGAGATCACGCCACAGATCGACCTGCGTATCGCCATGGGCCTCTATGCCGGGGTGCGTCCCGTGATGCTCGCGCCGGGGCAGGCGGGGCCGCTACGCCGCCAGGGGCCGCTCGACTTCGTCCTGATCCGGGAGAGCACGGAAGGCCTCTTCGCCTCCCTCGGCAAGGGAGAGGTGGAGGCCGACGCGGCGCGGGAGACGCTGGTGATCACGCGCGCGGTCAGCGAGAAGCTGTTCCGCTTCGCCTTCCGCCTTGCCGCCCGGCGGAAGGCCGCGGGGCGCGGGCCGGGGCGAGTGACCTGCGTGGACAAGGCCAACGTCTTCCGCGCTTTCGCCTTCTTCCGCGAGATCTTCGATGGCGAGGCGGCGCGGCACCCCGACCTGATCGCGGATCACGCCTATGTGGATGCGGCCGCCCTCTGGATGGTCACGCAGCCGCAGCGTTTTGACGTCATGGTGACGGAGAACATGTTCGGCGACATCCTCTCCGATCTCGGCGCCGGGCTGATGGGCGGGCTGGGCCTCGCGCCCTCTGCCGACATTGGCGACGAGAACGCCGTGTTCCAGCCGTGCCACGGGACGGCGCCCGACATCGCGGGGAAGGGGCTCGCCAATCCGCACGCGATGATCCTGTCGGCGGCGATGATGCTCGACTGGCTGGGGGAGGAGCGAGGCGCCCCGGCGCTGGTCGCGGTGGGGGAGCAGCTTCGACGGGCCGTGCAGACGGTCGTCGGATCGGGGCAGGCGCTGACCGGAGATCTGGGCGGTAGCGCGCGGACCGACGAAGCCGCGGCGGCCGTTGCGGACGCGCTGGCGGCGGAGACGGTATGA
- a CDS encoding Gfo/Idh/MocA family protein, translating into MTLTVACLGAGYFARFHHEAWERIDGVAPIAVVDRDLPRAAEVGWPAFPTLEEAFARGVPDILDIATPPETHLAAIRAGLAAGVRLIICQKPFCAGMEEAVAATESAEAAGIPLIVHENFRFQPWYRVMRAALEAGRLGEVHQLTFRLRTGDGQGPRAYLDRQPYFQQMERFLVHETGVHWIDTFRFLLGRPDWVMADLRRMNPVIAGEDAGHVLFGFPGGVRALLDANRHLDHASDTPRRTFGEAELEGTEATITLRGDGGVRLRDHGSQAEDVLLPSRDWPGFAGDCVHALQAHVVAHLREGAPLENTARDYLDVLRIEEAVYRAAETGCRQTL; encoded by the coding sequence ATGACCCTCACCGTCGCCTGCCTCGGCGCAGGCTACTTCGCTCGGTTCCATCACGAGGCATGGGAGCGGATCGACGGCGTCGCGCCCATCGCCGTCGTCGACCGAGACCTGCCGCGCGCCGCCGAGGTCGGCTGGCCCGCCTTCCCGACGCTGGAGGAGGCGTTCGCGCGCGGCGTGCCCGACATCCTCGACATCGCGACGCCGCCCGAAACCCATCTGGCGGCGATCCGGGCGGGGCTCGCGGCGGGCGTTCGCCTCATCATCTGCCAGAAACCGTTCTGCGCCGGGATGGAGGAGGCGGTTGCGGCCACCGAATCGGCGGAAGCCGCTGGCATCCCCCTGATCGTGCACGAGAACTTCCGCTTCCAACCCTGGTACCGGGTGATGCGCGCCGCGCTGGAGGCCGGTCGCCTCGGTGAGGTCCATCAGCTCACGTTCCGCCTGCGCACCGGGGACGGGCAGGGGCCGCGCGCCTATCTCGATCGCCAGCCCTACTTCCAGCAGATGGAGCGCTTTCTGGTGCACGAAACCGGGGTGCACTGGATCGACACCTTTCGCTTCCTGCTGGGGCGACCCGACTGGGTGATGGCGGACCTGCGGCGGATGAACCCCGTGATCGCGGGGGAGGACGCGGGCCATGTCCTCTTCGGCTTTCCCGGCGGCGTGCGCGCGCTGCTCGACGCCAACCGGCATCTGGACCATGCGAGCGATACTCCTCGAAGAACCTTTGGCGAGGCGGAACTGGAAGGAACGGAGGCTACGATCACCCTGCGCGGGGACGGCGGCGTGCGGCTGCGGGACCATGGATCGCAGGCCGAGGACGTGCTGCTGCCCTCCCGCGACTGGCCCGGCTTCGCGGGCGACTGCGTCCATGCCCTGCAAGCCCACGTCGTCGCCCATTTGCGCGAGGGCGCGCCGCTCGAAAACACGGCGCGCGACTACCTCGATGTGTTGCGGATCGAGGAGGCGGTGTATCGTGCCGCCGAGACCGGGTGCCGGCAGACGCTCTGA
- a CDS encoding flagellar motor switch protein FliG — protein sequence MSRVMETRRDLALRDEDKGLPATTGGPQLTKPQKAAIVLAALGPERAAPFLKDMNEVHLHRFAVAISGLKRIPSETLREVSEEFIAGLGDAQDVAGGADAARRILEEVLDSAAVARIMDDVDGAMNRSIWDQLGLAPSAAVATFLQGEHPQTAAVVLSELRADKAAAVLEQLEPAFAQMVVLRLSRVPRLDPDVVSLVETVIVRDFLSAVQASMATRSPADLIAGLMNNVSGATRGRMLDHLDERKPELSAEVQRVMFTFADIVTRVEPRDIGTVVRNVDEDTLLTALKAGLETEEPSATFILENISRRLSERYVEDIKQMQEVKVKDGEQAQSAIIAEIQRLAKRGEMKLREPEV from the coding sequence ATGAGCCGCGTGATGGAAACGCGCCGCGACCTCGCGCTGCGCGACGAAGACAAGGGGCTGCCCGCGACGACGGGTGGCCCGCAGCTGACGAAGCCGCAGAAGGCCGCCATCGTGCTCGCCGCCCTGGGGCCGGAGCGGGCGGCGCCGTTCCTCAAGGACATGAACGAGGTTCACCTCCACCGCTTCGCCGTCGCGATCAGCGGGCTGAAGCGGATCCCGAGCGAGACCCTGCGCGAAGTGTCGGAGGAGTTCATCGCGGGCCTCGGCGATGCTCAGGACGTGGCGGGCGGCGCAGACGCCGCGCGCCGGATCCTGGAGGAGGTGCTCGACAGCGCCGCGGTCGCGCGGATCATGGACGATGTCGATGGGGCCATGAACCGCTCGATCTGGGATCAGCTCGGACTTGCGCCCAGCGCTGCGGTGGCCACCTTCCTGCAGGGCGAGCACCCGCAAACCGCCGCCGTGGTGCTCAGCGAGCTGCGCGCGGACAAAGCGGCGGCCGTGCTCGAACAGCTCGAACCCGCCTTCGCGCAGATGGTCGTCCTGCGCCTGTCGCGCGTGCCGCGCCTCGACCCGGACGTGGTTTCGCTGGTGGAGACGGTCATCGTGCGCGACTTCCTCTCCGCCGTGCAGGCCAGCATGGCGACGCGCAGCCCGGCGGACCTGATCGCGGGGCTGATGAACAACGTCTCGGGGGCCACGCGGGGCCGGATGCTCGACCATCTCGACGAGCGCAAGCCCGAACTCTCCGCCGAGGTGCAGCGCGTCATGTTCACCTTCGCCGACATCGTCACCCGGGTGGAGCCGCGCGACATCGGCACGGTGGTGCGCAACGTCGACGAGGACACGCTGCTGACCGCGCTGAAAGCGGGGCTGGAGACGGAGGAGCCGAGCGCGACCTTCATCCTCGAGAACATCTCCCGCCGCCTGTCCGAACGGTATGTCGAGGACATAAAGCAGATGCAGGAGGTCAAGGTGAAGGACGGCGAGCAGGCGCAGTCGGCCATCATCGCCGAGATCCAGCGCCTCGCCAAACGCGGCGAGATGAAGCTGCGCGAGCCGGAGGTCTGA
- the fliP gene encoding flagellar type III secretion system pore protein FliP (The bacterial flagellar biogenesis protein FliP forms a type III secretion system (T3SS)-type pore required for flagellar assembly.), producing the protein MAARAALLCLLVLLPGAAAAQALSFDLGDGSLSLRTVQLFVLVTVLSLAPGLAIMLTCFPFMVTVLSILRQAIGVQQAPPNMLIVSLALFLTWFVMEPVFSAAWAEGITPLLNQEIAVEESFGRTLAPFRVFMEGRVDPATIETLASARGRPVGAEIPLDLLVPSFLLTEVQRGFEVGFMIFLPFLVIDLVIAAILMSMGMMMVPPVVVSLPFKLAFFVMADGWTLLAGALVRSYGS; encoded by the coding sequence ATGGCAGCTAGGGCGGCCCTTCTCTGCCTTCTGGTCCTGCTGCCCGGCGCCGCAGCCGCGCAGGCGCTGTCCTTCGATCTGGGGGACGGGTCGCTGAGCCTGCGCACGGTCCAGCTCTTCGTGCTCGTCACGGTGCTGAGCCTCGCGCCGGGGCTCGCGATCATGCTCACCTGCTTTCCGTTCATGGTTACGGTGCTTTCCATCCTACGCCAGGCGATCGGCGTGCAGCAGGCGCCGCCCAACATGCTGATCGTGAGCCTCGCGCTGTTCCTCACGTGGTTCGTGATGGAGCCCGTCTTCTCCGCCGCGTGGGCCGAGGGGATCACGCCGCTCCTCAATCAGGAGATCGCAGTGGAGGAGTCCTTTGGCCGCACCCTCGCGCCCTTCCGGGTCTTTATGGAGGGCCGCGTCGATCCCGCCACGATCGAGACGCTGGCCAGCGCCCGCGGCCGCCCGGTCGGCGCTGAGATCCCGCTCGATCTGCTGGTCCCATCCTTCCTGCTGACCGAAGTGCAGCGCGGCTTCGAGGTCGGCTTCATGATCTTCCTGCCGTTCCTGGTGATCGACCTCGTGATCGCCGCGATCCTGATGTCGATGGGGATGATGATGGTGCCACCCGTCGTCGTCTCCCTGCCCTTCAAGCTCGCCTTCTTCGTAATGGCCGACGGCTGGACGCTGCTCGCCGGGGCATTGGTGCGGAGCTACGGATCATGA
- a CDS encoding FliM/FliN family flagellar motor switch protein, with translation MNDDSTREETSAAPQLGELGNGGLSRTAGRAPRAFHGVPIEVLVSVGRARPMIADLVKLHRDSVLTLDTGVSDPVELYVGDRLIARGELQEMDDGSGRLGVRLTEVADMHDGS, from the coding sequence ATGAACGACGACAGCACGCGTGAGGAGACCTCCGCCGCACCGCAGCTCGGCGAGCTCGGCAATGGCGGGCTCAGCCGCACCGCAGGCCGCGCGCCCCGGGCCTTTCACGGCGTCCCGATCGAGGTGCTCGTCTCCGTCGGGCGCGCCCGGCCGATGATTGCGGATCTCGTGAAGCTGCACCGCGACTCGGTCCTGACACTCGACACCGGCGTGTCGGATCCGGTGGAGCTCTATGTCGGCGACCGGCTGATCGCGCGTGGCGAGTTGCAGGAGATGGATGACGGCTCCGGCCGGCTCGGCGTGCGGCTCACCGAAGTGGCGGACATGCACGATGGCAGCTAG
- the fliF gene encoding flagellar basal-body MS-ring/collar protein FliF yields the protein MPQIFERLDALSSRARLIAAGAAIAVFVAVLMLARIAAAPQMALLYSGLDGGAAAEVIEALERRETRFDVRGNAIYVPETERDTLRLSLAGEGLPAQGGVGYELLDSLSGFGTTSQMFDAAYRRAQEGELARTIVASPAIRAARVHLAMGEDGPFRRGGARTSASVTLTPARGGLNVAQADAVRHLVASSVPGLDPADVSVIDAAAGVVISSSEDGLAQSMSDSRADTLRQNVQRLLEARVGAGRAIVEVSVETDPDSETVTERVIDPESRVAIHSDVEEDIENADGPGPGAVTVASNLPDGDAARENDRSTREVVRTRERTNYEVSEVLRERVRAPGQVRRMSIAVLVDGIVEIAPDGTRNWTPRGEEELETLAELVRSATGFDAARGDQLTVQSLEFPEPGLEGTTAGNPGLIGGTISAMSLVQYGLLAVVALVLGLFVLRPMLMKRTDDDLQLIETEELPALAVPEDAQQDAARALAANPEMAALEQRVDPPLTRLRETIEERADESSSLLRSWMEADLAEENPA from the coding sequence TTGCCCCAGATCTTCGAGCGCCTTGATGCCCTGTCCTCCCGTGCCCGGCTGATCGCGGCAGGTGCGGCGATTGCCGTTTTCGTGGCCGTCCTGATGCTGGCGCGCATCGCGGCCGCCCCGCAGATGGCGCTCCTCTACTCGGGGCTCGACGGCGGTGCCGCGGCCGAGGTGATCGAGGCGCTGGAGCGGCGCGAGACCCGGTTCGACGTGCGCGGCAACGCCATCTACGTGCCGGAGACGGAGCGCGACACGCTGCGTCTCTCCCTCGCCGGCGAGGGCCTGCCGGCGCAGGGCGGCGTGGGGTACGAGCTGCTCGACAGCCTGTCGGGCTTCGGCACGACCTCGCAGATGTTCGACGCCGCCTACCGGCGCGCGCAGGAGGGGGAGCTGGCGCGCACCATCGTCGCCTCGCCTGCGATTCGCGCCGCTCGGGTGCATCTTGCGATGGGCGAGGACGGGCCGTTTCGCCGCGGTGGCGCGCGGACCAGCGCGTCGGTGACGCTGACGCCGGCGCGCGGAGGGCTGAACGTGGCACAGGCCGACGCGGTGCGGCACCTGGTCGCGTCCTCGGTGCCGGGGCTCGATCCCGCCGACGTCTCCGTCATCGACGCGGCGGCGGGGGTCGTCATCTCGTCGAGCGAGGACGGGCTGGCGCAGTCCATGTCGGACAGCCGCGCGGACACGCTGCGGCAGAATGTCCAACGCCTGCTTGAGGCACGGGTCGGCGCGGGGCGCGCCATCGTCGAGGTCTCGGTGGAGACCGATCCGGACAGCGAGACGGTGACCGAGCGCGTCATCGATCCCGAAAGCCGCGTCGCGATCCACTCCGACGTGGAGGAGGACATCGAGAATGCCGACGGCCCCGGGCCGGGTGCGGTCACCGTCGCGAGCAACCTGCCCGACGGCGACGCCGCCAGAGAGAACGACCGCAGCACCCGCGAAGTCGTCCGCACGCGCGAGCGCACGAATTACGAGGTCTCCGAAGTGTTGCGCGAGCGGGTTCGGGCGCCCGGGCAGGTCCGCCGCATGTCCATCGCCGTTCTCGTGGACGGCATCGTGGAGATCGCGCCGGACGGCACGCGGAACTGGACCCCTCGCGGGGAGGAGGAGCTGGAGACGCTCGCCGAGCTCGTCCGCTCCGCCACCGGCTTCGATGCGGCGCGCGGCGATCAGCTCACCGTGCAGAGCCTCGAGTTCCCCGAGCCGGGGCTGGAGGGCACCACCGCCGGCAATCCCGGACTGATCGGCGGCACGATCTCGGCCATGAGCCTCGTCCAGTACGGGCTCCTCGCCGTCGTCGCGCTGGTGCTCGGCCTCTTCGTGCTGCGCCCCATGCTGATGAAGCGCACCGATGACGATCTGCAGCTCATCGAGACGGAGGAGCTGCCCGCCCTCGCAGTCCCCGAGGATGCACAGCAGGACGCCGCCCGCGCGCTGGCCGCCAATCCGGAGATGGCGGCCCTCGAACAGCGCGTCGACCCGCCGCTCACGCGGCTTCGCGAAACGATCGAGGAGCGGGCGGACGAATCCTCCAGCCTGCTCCGTTCCTGGATGGAGGCCGACCTGGCTGAGGAGAACCCGGCATGA
- a CDS encoding flagellar basal body-associated FliL family protein — protein MSETQTETKDAPKKGGKIMLILGVLLALVAGGGAFYVVRFDPLQLLAQEMAEGEMEMAAPEPVTPLPEMQFVALDPMLVSLGPVATRQVRHLRFAATLEVHPQYAEEVEQLRPRLADVLTTYLRAVDTADLEDPAALVRLRAQMLRRMQVVSGQGRVRDILITEFVLS, from the coding sequence GTGAGCGAGACGCAGACCGAGACGAAGGATGCGCCCAAGAAAGGCGGGAAGATCATGCTGATCCTCGGCGTTCTTCTCGCGCTGGTCGCCGGGGGCGGGGCCTTCTACGTGGTGCGATTCGATCCGCTGCAGCTCTTGGCGCAGGAGATGGCGGAGGGTGAGATGGAGATGGCCGCTCCGGAACCCGTGACCCCGCTGCCCGAGATGCAGTTCGTGGCCCTCGACCCGATGCTGGTCAGCCTCGGCCCCGTCGCGACGCGACAGGTCCGCCATCTGCGCTTTGCCGCGACGCTGGAGGTCCATCCGCAATACGCAGAGGAGGTCGAGCAGCTCCGCCCGCGGCTCGCCGACGTGCTCACAACTTATCTGCGCGCGGTCGATACGGCTGATCTGGAGGATCCGGCGGCTCTCGTCCGGCTGCGCGCCCAGATGCTCCGCCGCATGCAGGTCGTCAGCGGTCAGGGGCGCGTGCGAGACATCCTCATTACCGAATTCGTACTGAGCTGA
- a CDS encoding MotE family protein — protein MRRRGPRTLALVAAVLLLSAGLRVSDNRAGFGELLSGWIGAAQATPTIQTEPDPEAENSFLAALQARESELDARALELAARAQEIAAAEDNLRAQLRRLEEAEADLAETLQRADGAAEADVQRVVAVYENMRAANAAPLFEQMQPDFAAGFLIRMAPDKAAEILAAVDASQAYAISAIMAGRNARAPRQ, from the coding sequence ATGAGGCGCCGCGGCCCCCGCACGCTCGCCCTCGTCGCGGCCGTCCTGTTGCTCTCCGCCGGGCTGCGGGTATCGGACAACCGCGCCGGCTTCGGCGAACTCCTCTCCGGCTGGATCGGTGCGGCCCAGGCGACGCCCACCATTCAGACCGAACCCGATCCGGAGGCAGAGAACAGCTTCCTCGCCGCCTTGCAGGCGCGCGAGAGCGAACTGGATGCGCGAGCGCTGGAGTTGGCCGCGCGAGCACAGGAAATCGCGGCGGCCGAGGACAACCTCCGCGCTCAACTTCGGAGGTTGGAGGAAGCGGAGGCCGATCTCGCCGAGACGCTGCAACGCGCGGACGGGGCTGCCGAGGCGGATGTCCAGCGCGTCGTCGCGGTCTACGAGAACATGCGCGCGGCCAATGCCGCTCCGCTCTTCGAGCAGATGCAGCCCGATTTTGCGGCCGGTTTCCTGATCCGGATGGCGCCGGACAAAGCGGCCGAGATCCTCGCCGCCGTCGATGCGAGCCAGGCCTACGCCATCAGCGCCATCATGGCCGGCCGCAACGCCCGCGCGCCGCGGCAATAG
- the motA gene encoding flagellar motor stator protein MotA, whose translation MTGVIGLIVVFVMVIGGYLWGGGKFSIILGSIHYEMMIIGGSAVGAFIIANGTHTLKTTLGDIGAVFRGPRWKGDDYAELLILLYELLRVARQSPVQLEEHIEAPETSDIFSRFPRILADEEAISLICDTLRAATMNYDDPHQVEEVIDKRIETMHHHALQSSHALQNMADGLPALGIVAAVLGVIKTMGSIDQPPEVLGKMIGGALVGTFLGVFLAYAIVGPFATKVKHVREEDHHFYILIREVLVASLHNHAPNMCVEIGRQNTPSGIRPSFDELDGALRSDNAQAAA comes from the coding sequence ATGACAGGCGTCATCGGTCTCATCGTCGTCTTCGTGATGGTCATCGGCGGCTACCTGTGGGGCGGCGGCAAGTTCAGCATCATCCTGGGCTCGATCCACTACGAGATGATGATCATCGGCGGCTCCGCCGTCGGTGCCTTTATCATTGCGAACGGGACCCACACACTGAAGACGACGCTCGGCGATATCGGCGCCGTCTTCCGCGGCCCGCGGTGGAAGGGGGACGACTACGCTGAGCTGCTCATCCTCCTTTACGAACTTCTGCGCGTCGCCCGCCAGAGCCCGGTTCAGCTCGAAGAGCACATCGAAGCGCCCGAGACGAGCGACATCTTCTCCCGCTTTCCCCGGATCCTCGCGGATGAGGAGGCGATCAGCCTGATCTGCGACACCCTGCGCGCCGCCACGATGAACTACGACGATCCCCACCAGGTGGAGGAGGTCATCGACAAGCGGATCGAGACGATGCACCACCACGCGCTGCAGTCGAGCCACGCCCTGCAGAACATGGCGGACGGACTGCCCGCGCTCGGCATCGTCGCGGCGGTGCTCGGCGTGATCAAGACGATGGGCTCCATCGACCAGCCGCCCGAAGTGCTGGGCAAGATGATCGGTGGCGCGCTGGTCGGAACCTTCCTCGGCGTGTTCCTCGCCTACGCCATCGTCGGCCCCTTCGCGACCAAGGTGAAGCATGTCCGCGAAGAGGATCACCATTTCTACATCCTGATCCGCGAGGTGCTGGTAGCGAGCCTGCACAATCATGCGCCCAACATGTGCGTCGAGATCGGCCGCCAGAACACGCCCTCAGGCATCCGCCCCAGCTTCGACGAGTTGGATGGGGCGCTACGCTCCGACAATGCTCAGGCGGCGGCATGA
- a CDS encoding DUF4198 domain-containing protein, with the protein MIRWVVAAWLLAVPAAGHEFWIEPTAARFEPGEAITARLRVGQELSGNNLPYLPSTFERFEVIGPNGVETVEGRLGDIPALYHEVNGAGLYIVVHEASAQTITYNDPARFARFAEYEGLDDLLEAHAARGLPPSGFQEEYVRHAKALLPVGDGIVSSDRRVGLRTEIVASGQPWTVEPTTLTLFDQGSPLADARINLFHRDPSGIVTLHPLTTNANGKADIPLNTPGLYLANAVIMESLPVAPDDGPVWRSHWASVTWLSPPK; encoded by the coding sequence ATGATCCGATGGGTTGTGGCGGCCTGGCTGCTGGCGGTACCAGCGGCGGGCCACGAATTCTGGATCGAGCCCACGGCGGCGCGCTTCGAACCGGGTGAGGCGATCACCGCACGCCTGCGCGTCGGGCAGGAGCTGTCGGGCAACAACCTGCCCTACCTGCCCTCGACCTTCGAACGCTTCGAGGTGATCGGCCCGAACGGGGTCGAGACGGTGGAGGGCCGCCTCGGCGACATCCCGGCGCTTTATCACGAGGTGAACGGCGCCGGGCTCTACATCGTCGTGCACGAAGCGTCGGCCCAGACGATCACCTACAACGATCCCGCCCGCTTCGCCCGTTTCGCGGAGTACGAGGGCCTCGACGACCTGCTCGAGGCCCACGCGGCCCGCGGCCTTCCCCCCTCGGGTTTTCAGGAAGAATACGTCCGCCACGCCAAGGCCCTGCTTCCTGTCGGCGACGGCATCGTGAGCTCGGACCGCCGCGTCGGCCTGCGCACCGAGATCGTCGCCAGCGGCCAGCCATGGACCGTCGAGCCGACCACGCTCACCCTTTTCGACCAAGGCTCCCCCCTGGCTGATGCCCGCATCAACCTCTTCCACCGCGACCCGTCCGGGATAGTCACCCTCCACCCCTTGACGACAAACGCAAACGGCAAAGCAGACATCCCCCTCAACACTCCCGGCCTCTACCTCGCAAACGCCGTCATCATGGAGAGTCTGCCCGTTGCCCCGGACGACGGACCCGTCTGGCGCTCCCACTGGGCCTCCGTGACATGGCTCTCTCCGCCCAAGTAA
- the ggpS gene encoding glucosylglycerol-phosphate synthase, translating into MSSDLVIVYHRQPYEEVEVDGKIELRENSSPNGIVPTLKSFFGRVSKASWVAWKYAEDPANPEFERVIEIDDSYGKYNVSRLPLTPEQVTSFYHVSSKEAFWPILHGFKERYNYDPVDWPMFRQVNWAFAEAAAAEASDDAVVWVHDYNLWLVPAYLRQLKPSVKIAFFHHTPFPNPDLFNVLPWREEIVRSLLEADAVGFHIPRYSNNFKAVARSLTSSRTIDEAPTIEEMSPRGMALSERNTIKALRHHEHDIIVDTSPVGVDTDYIESCMAEPEVQAKVEEIRADLGEQQLIVSVSRTDYTKGNVQQLEAFERLLAKRPDLHGKVRLMHVSVGANRNMTAYEEIQQRIEELTGRINGTYGSFEWQPVALISTAIPFKELLAYYRAADVAWITPLADGLNLVASEFCMTRADLGGVLVLSEFAGVAVLLDGAVPVNPFSHASMDSGIEQALAMDAEEMRGRMERLRARVRAFDINGWVGSQTALFDRLRRVDHAADDAA; encoded by the coding sequence ATGAGCTCCGATCTCGTCATCGTCTATCACCGCCAGCCCTATGAGGAGGTCGAGGTCGACGGCAAGATCGAGCTGCGCGAGAACTCCTCGCCCAACGGGATCGTGCCGACGCTGAAGAGCTTCTTCGGCCGCGTGTCGAAGGCCTCCTGGGTCGCGTGGAAATATGCCGAGGACCCGGCCAATCCCGAGTTCGAGCGGGTGATCGAGATCGATGACAGCTACGGGAAGTACAACGTCTCCCGCCTGCCGCTGACGCCGGAGCAGGTGACGAGCTTCTACCATGTCAGCTCGAAGGAAGCGTTCTGGCCGATCCTCCACGGCTTCAAGGAGCGCTACAACTACGACCCCGTGGACTGGCCGATGTTCCGGCAGGTGAACTGGGCGTTTGCGGAGGCCGCGGCGGCCGAGGCCAGCGACGATGCCGTCGTCTGGGTCCACGACTACAACCTGTGGCTGGTGCCGGCCTATCTGCGGCAGTTGAAACCGTCGGTAAAGATCGCGTTCTTCCACCACACGCCCTTCCCGAACCCCGACCTTTTCAACGTGCTGCCTTGGCGAGAGGAGATCGTGCGCTCGCTGCTGGAGGCCGACGCGGTCGGCTTCCACATCCCGCGCTACTCCAACAATTTCAAGGCGGTGGCGCGTTCGCTCACCTCGTCGCGCACCATCGACGAGGCCCCGACGATCGAGGAAATGAGCCCTCGCGGCATGGCCCTGTCCGAGCGCAACACCATCAAGGCGCTGCGCCACCACGAGCACGACATCATCGTCGATACCTCCCCGGTGGGCGTCGACACCGACTACATCGAAAGCTGCATGGCCGAGCCCGAGGTGCAGGCCAAGGTCGAGGAGATCCGCGCCGATCTCGGCGAGCAGCAGCTCATCGTCTCCGTCTCCCGCACCGATTACACCAAGGGCAACGTGCAGCAGCTCGAGGCGTTCGAGCGGCTGCTGGCCAAACGCCCCGACCTGCACGGCAAGGTCCGCCTGATGCATGTCTCCGTCGGTGCGAACCGGAACATGACCGCCTATGAGGAGATCCAGCAGCGGATCGAGGAGCTGACGGGCCGGATCAACGGCACGTACGGCTCCTTCGAATGGCAGCCGGTGGCGCTGATCTCGACTGCGATCCCGTTCAAGGAGTTGCTTGCGTACTACCGTGCGGCCGACGTCGCCTGGATCACACCGCTGGCCGATGGCCTGAACCTGGTAGCGAGCGAGTTCTGTATGACCCGCGCGGATCTCGGCGGTGTGCTGGTGCTCTCCGAGTTCGCGGGCGTCGCGGTGTTGCTCGACGGGGCGGTGCCGGTGAACCCGTTCAGCCATGCCAGCATGGACAGTGGTATCGAACAGGCGCTCGCTATGGATGCCGAGGAGATGCGCGGCCGGATGGAGCGCTTGCGCGCCCGCGTCCGTGCCTTCGACATCAACGGCTGGGTCGGCTCGCAGACCGCCCTCTTCGACCGGCTGCGCCGAGTCGACCACGCGGCCGACGACGCAGCATGA